A genomic region of Sulfolobales archaeon contains the following coding sequences:
- the mobB gene encoding molybdopterin-guanine dinucleotide biosynthesis protein B gives MDSLYRGLVDLLRELSNSEVCVVQIVGPKDSGKTLVISEVIRRIRSVSSSIRIAVVKHSHHRRIDIEGKDTYRFLDAGADIAFIGVQDEYAFFSRREDPSLLIKCMKPDIVLIEGFRDEIIGFRVDLESFSVEESIERVYGYIASKCLRKSLRI, from the coding sequence GTGGATAGTCTCTACAGAGGCTTAGTTGATCTCTTGAGAGAGTTGAGTAATAGTGAGGTTTGTGTGGTTCAGATCGTAGGTCCTAAGGATTCTGGTAAGACTCTTGTCATATCAGAGGTTATAAGAAGGATTAGAAGTGTGAGCAGTAGTATTAGGATTGCCGTTGTAAAACATAGTCATCATAGAAGGATAGATATCGAGGGTAAGGACACCTATAGATTTCTAGATGCAGGAGCTGATATAGCTTTTATAGGTGTTCAAGATGAATATGCTTTCTTCTCGAGGAGAGAGGATCCAAGTCTTCTGATAAAGTGTATGAAACCTGATATAGTGCTTATAGAAGGTTTTAGAGATGAGATCATAGGTTTTAGAGTGGATCTAGAGAGCTTCAGTGTTGAAGAATCTATTGAGAGAGTCTACGGTTACATAGCTTCT